The sequence TCGCCACCGCCCAGCAGCAGGCCGCGGTCGCCCACCTGGCCGCCCCCCTCGCCGTAGAAGGGCGTGCCATCCAGCACGATCTGCACCCCATCCCCCGCCATGGCCCGCTCGGCCGGGGCGCCGTTCACCACCAGGGCCAGCACGCAGCTGGGGTGCTCCAGGGCCTCATAGCCCTTGAAGGCCGTGGGCTGCAGCGACGCCGCCAGCTGCTCGATGGCGCCCTGCAGGGTGAGATCGAGGCTCACCGCCGCGGCCTTGGCGCGCTGGCGCTGGGCCTCCATGGCCGCCTCGAAGCCCGGCAGATCCACCGTGAGCCCGTGCTCCTGGGCGATCTCCTCGGTGAGCTCCAGGGGGAAGCCGTAGGTGTCGTAGAGCTCGAAGGCCTGCTCGCCGCTGATCTGGCGGGGCCGGGCCGCCAGCACCTCGGCCAGCAGCTTCTCGCCCCGCTCGAGGGTGCCCAGGAAGCGGGCCTCCTCCCGCTCCAGCTCGCCGAGGATCAGCTCGCGGCGCTCCCGGAGCTGGGGGTAGGCCTGGCCCATCAGGGCGATCGACGCCTCGCCCATGGCCGCCAGGAAGGGCCGGTCGATGCCCAGCAAGCGGCCGTGGCGCACCACCCGCCGCAGCAGCCGGCGCAGGATGTAGCCGCGGCCCAGGTTGCTGGCGCTCACCCCATCGCCGATCAGCTGGGTGATGGCGCGGCTGTGGTCGGCGATCACCTTGAGGCTGGTCTTGCCCTTTTCGTCGAGGCTGGGGTAGGCCACGCCCGCCAGGCCCGCCGCCGTTTCGATCAGCGGATAGATCAGATCGGTTTCGTAGTTGTTGGCCGCGCCCTGCAGGATCTGGGCCATGCGCTCCAGGCCCAGGCCGGTGTCGATGTTGCGGCTCGCCAGCGGCGTGAGGTTGCCGCCTGCGTCGCGGTTCGACTCCATGAACACCAGGTTGTAGAACTCGATGAAACGGCTGTCGTCCTCCAGATCGAGGCCCTCGTCGCCCCGTTCGGGCTGGAAGTCGTAGTAGATCTCCGAGCAGGGGCCGCAGGGGCCGGTGGGGCCGGAGGCCCAGAAGTTGTCGGCCTCATCCATGCGGATGATGCGCCTGGGGTTCACGCCCACGACGTCGCGCCAGATCGCCGCCGCTTCGTCGTCGTCGCGGAACACGCTCACCACCAGGTTCTGAGCTGAGAGGCCGAACACCTCGGTGCTCAGCTCCCAGGCCCAGCGGATCGCCTGCTCCTTGAAGTAGTCGCCGAAGGAGAAGTTGCCCAGCATCTCGAAGAAGGTGTGGTGCCGCGCCGTGCGGCCCACGTTCTCGATGTCGTTGGTGCGGATGCACTTCTGGCTGCTGGTGGCCCTTGGCGCCGGCCGCGGCGCCTGGCCCAGGAACACCGGCTTGAACGGGAGCATGCCGGCGATGGTGAGCAGCACCGTGGGGTCGTCGGGAATCAGCGAGGCGCTGGCCAGGCGCCGGTGGCCGCGCTGCTCGTAGAAGT is a genomic window of Cyanobium sp. NS01 containing:
- the alaS gene encoding alanine--tRNA ligase is translated as MTSAMAAATPPAPRSGAARPRSGAEIRAAFLDFYEQRGHRRLASASLIPDDPTVLLTIAGMLPFKPVFLGQAPRPAPRATSSQKCIRTNDIENVGRTARHHTFFEMLGNFSFGDYFKEQAIRWAWELSTEVFGLSAQNLVVSVFRDDDEAAAIWRDVVGVNPRRIIRMDEADNFWASGPTGPCGPCSEIYYDFQPERGDEGLDLEDDSRFIEFYNLVFMESNRDAGGNLTPLASRNIDTGLGLERMAQILQGAANNYETDLIYPLIETAAGLAGVAYPSLDEKGKTSLKVIADHSRAITQLIGDGVSASNLGRGYILRRLLRRVVRHGRLLGIDRPFLAAMGEASIALMGQAYPQLRERRELILGELEREEARFLGTLERGEKLLAEVLAARPRQISGEQAFELYDTYGFPLELTEEIAQEHGLTVDLPGFEAAMEAQRQRAKAAAVSLDLTLQGAIEQLAASLQPTAFKGYEALEHPSCVLALVVNGAPAERAMAGDGVQIVLDGTPFYGEGGGQVGDRGLLLGGGDQTAADAGVIVSIASVSRNRSVFVHDGRVERGSLAVGDLVTARVDPAFRRRVQAHHSATHLLQAALKQVVDPAISQAGSLVDFERLRFDFHCARALRAEELEQVEALINGWIRDAHRLEVREMAIEAARAAGAVAMFGEKYGDVVRVVDVPGVSMELCGGTHVANTTEIGLFTIVAESGVAAGIRRIEAVAGPAALAYLKQRDAVVRQLGERLKAQPGEIVERVAALQEELKGAGKALAAARAELAVAKASALVQQAERVGAEGDQPGCRLLVTRLDGVDGAGLQGAAQDLAARLGDGAAVVLGGLPDPADLSKVVLVAAFGPAVVAAGPKAGAFIGAVAKACGGGGGGRPNLAQAGGRDGAALDGALAEALVQLRKALS